A single Branchiostoma floridae strain S238N-H82 chromosome 11, Bfl_VNyyK, whole genome shotgun sequence DNA region contains:
- the LOC118426549 gene encoding crk-like protein encodes MAANFDSRDKNQWYFGGITRDETERLLLGRMHGLFLVRDSRTRPGDYVLSVSENNRVSHYIINKQPNGFEIGDQDFVDLPSLLDFYKIHYLDTTTLVEPCPKNAPAPPQINTPPPIIPQQPLYERTTPQQEQVRGIFDFPGNDPEDLPFKKGDILTIIRKDEEEWWMARNSTGQEGQIPRPYVERYTPTSATARYGQLNIPVKARVIQQRIPNAYDQTALKLEVGDIVTVTKRNLNGQWEGELDGKVGHFPFTHVKVIDPNDPDDNEVPS; translated from the exons ATGGCAGCAAACTTCGACTCCAGAGATAAGAATCAGTGGTACTTTGGCGGGATAACTCGGGACGAAACGGAACGTTTGCTGTTGGGAAGGATGCACGGGTTGTTCCTGGTCAGGGACAGCAGAACTAGACCCGGGGATTACGTCTTGTCG GTGAGTGAAAATAACAGAGTCAGTCACTACATCATCAACAAGCAGCCAAACGGTTTCGAAATCGGCGACCAGGATTTCGTGGACCTCCCGTCTCTCCTGGACTTCTATAAGATTCACTACCTGGACACGACCACGTTGGTGGAACCTTGTCCGAAGAACGCGCCGGCCCCACCCCAGATCAACACGCCCCCTCCCATCATCCCTCAGCAACCCCTGTACGAGAGGACGACGCCACAGCAGGAACAGGTACGCGGCATCTTTGACTTCCCCGGAAACGATCCCGAAGACCTGCCGTTCAAAAAGGGCGACATTCTTACCATAATCAGAAAGGACGAAGAGGAGTGGTGGATGGCCCGCAACTCGACTGGACAGGAGGGTCAGATCCCCCGGCCGTATGTCGAGCGGTACACCCCTACGAGCGCAACGGCGCGCTACGGACAGCTGAACATTCCCGTGAAGGCTCGCGTGATCCAGCAGAGGATACCTAACGCGTACGACCAGACTGCGCTGAAGCTCGAGGTCGGAGACATTGTCACGGTCACGAAAAGAAACCTTAACGGCCAATGGGAGGGGGAACTGGACGGCAAGGTTGGACACTTCCCCTTCACGCACGTGAAAGTCATTGACCCAAACGACCCAGACGACAATGAGGTACCATCGTGA